The Panicum virgatum strain AP13 chromosome 5K, P.virgatum_v5, whole genome shotgun sequence genome has a window encoding:
- the LOC120707076 gene encoding glutathione S-transferase T3-like: MVVWRTTSTFRSHKAVLPKVNKPMWKCSQVATQRDRRGQKNFDWKEDKVICSGWLNVSKDPINGANQSRSTFWSRVHAFFEEHKQTAAVRTESSIMHRWLTIQSQVNKYCCCYDKIERRNQSGQTIQDKISEASKLYQELDNDNKSFTLIHCWNILKEEDKWKTKRIELAEMEKLSNKKKQKSRPRDTEGTNNDEDAAKEVAPETEASKRPPGVKKAKEALRRGNGGDACMEALDKMWSKKEALDKEKEKAKEERFLVALEIEKRRVSIDEKKAEAELIKEEKEIMSIDMTSLTPLQRQYYETMQQKIVARRLAN, encoded by the exons ATGGTGGTATGGAGGACGACCTCAACATTCCGATCACACAAGGCAGTACTTCCGAAGGTCAACAAGCCCATGTGGAAGTGCAGCCAAGTCGCAACACAAAGGGATCGAAGAGGACAAAAAAATTTTGATTGGAAGGAAGACAAAGTTATATGCTCTGGCTGGTTGAATGTTAGCAAAGATCCCATTAACGGTGCCAATCAATCTCGTTCCACGTTTTGGAGTAGAGTTCATGCTTTCTTTGAGGAACACAAGCAAACTGCAGCTGTGAGGACGGAGAGTTCCATTATGCATAGGTGGCTGACAATTCAGTCACAAGTGAACAAGTATTGTTGTTGCTATGATAAGATTGAGCGTAGGAATCAAAGTGGACAAACTATCCAAGACAAG ATTTCAGAAGCATCCAAGTTGTACCAGGAATTAGACAATGACAATAAGTCATTTACTCTTATACATTGTTGGAATATATTGAAGGAGGAGGACAAGTGGAAAACCAAGAGGATTGAACTTGCCGAGATGGAAAAACTATCAAACAAGAAAAAACAGAAGTCCAGACCAAGGGATACAGAAGGCACCAACAATGATGAAGATGCAGCAAAGGAAGTTGCTCCAGAAACCGAAGCAAGCAAAAGGCCACCGGGGGTAAAGAAGGCAAAAGAAGCACTTAGGCGAGGCAATGGTGGCGACGCTTGCATGGAAGCTTTGGACAAGATGTGGTCCAAGAAGGAGGCTTTAgacaaagaaaaggaaaaggcaaAAGAGGAGAGGTTCCTGGTTGCACTAGAGATAGAGAAGAGGCGAGTGTCAATTGATGAAAAAAAAGCTGAAGCAGAATTGATTAAAGAGGAGAAAGAAATAATGTCAATCGACATGACTTCCCTCACCCCGCTACAACGTCAATACTACGAGACGATGCAACAGAAGATTGTCGCTAGGCGTTTGGCAAATTAA